From Humisphaera borealis, the proteins below share one genomic window:
- a CDS encoding TolC family protein, producing the protein MGPDGTGVSVALATEGFPDDQTWSDDPAVLPLTTALRHVLETDPKLQQSLARVRIAEAEALQARLLPNPVLTVVVRFREGGGSPIIAPSIAADLIAILRKPRQAMAADHALQSAAADALATAIDLIAETRKAYVDVQAQDALLEALRERSSVVRRMVAVAKARLEAGDATRLDLLTLQGQQLTVEQEIADAALERQSKRLILLRLLGHPSGDLEYALDPLPDAPPETAVKASEAQWMSAAMNHRPEIEAIGWNLAALGDQEALAAFFPWDKLDAGIEAERDSAWSVGPSVALPLPLFDTGDAAKQSAFAKRVEARHKLTAIRRQVLTEVRISYRTFIAAGASLTRVREQLLPVQVQRRDQIEAAYKAGEVDLASLLLADNDVNDAREKLIELRHRVSTALTELERSVGGSGVAQNVAKSPADFPSTGPAIHDRS; encoded by the coding sequence TTGGGACCGGACGGCACGGGGGTGTCAGTGGCACTGGCGACCGAGGGCTTTCCGGACGACCAGACCTGGTCGGACGATCCGGCGGTCCTGCCTCTGACAACGGCCCTGCGCCACGTCCTGGAAACTGATCCGAAACTGCAACAGTCGCTCGCCCGCGTCCGCATCGCTGAGGCCGAGGCGCTGCAGGCCCGTCTGCTCCCCAATCCCGTGCTGACGGTCGTAGTACGGTTCCGCGAAGGCGGCGGATCGCCGATCATTGCGCCGTCCATTGCGGCCGACCTCATCGCGATTCTGCGCAAGCCACGCCAGGCGATGGCGGCGGACCATGCGCTGCAGTCGGCGGCGGCGGACGCGCTGGCGACAGCAATCGATCTGATTGCTGAGACGCGCAAGGCGTATGTCGATGTGCAAGCGCAGGATGCCCTGCTGGAAGCATTGCGTGAGCGGTCATCGGTCGTGCGCCGGATGGTCGCCGTTGCCAAGGCACGCCTGGAGGCCGGCGATGCCACGCGGCTCGATCTACTGACGCTTCAGGGTCAACAACTGACCGTCGAGCAGGAGATCGCCGATGCCGCCCTCGAACGGCAGAGCAAACGCCTGATCCTGCTGCGGCTGCTCGGCCATCCTTCCGGCGACCTCGAGTATGCCCTGGACCCCCTGCCGGATGCTCCGCCCGAAACGGCCGTGAAGGCATCAGAAGCGCAGTGGATGTCGGCCGCGATGAACCATCGTCCGGAGATTGAAGCAATCGGCTGGAACCTGGCCGCCCTCGGTGACCAGGAGGCGTTGGCGGCATTCTTCCCCTGGGACAAGCTCGATGCAGGGATCGAGGCCGAGCGCGACAGTGCCTGGTCGGTCGGGCCCTCCGTTGCTCTGCCTCTGCCCCTGTTCGATACCGGCGACGCGGCCAAGCAATCCGCATTCGCCAAGCGAGTCGAGGCGCGGCATAAGCTGACGGCGATTCGTCGGCAGGTCCTCACGGAAGTAAGGATCAGCTATCGTACGTTCATTGCCGCCGGCGCCTCGCTGACCCGGGTGCGAGAGCAGTTGCTCCCTGTCCAGGTTCAGCGTCGCGATCAGATTGAGGCAGCTTACAAGGCAGGTGAGGTCGATCTGGCGTCTCTGCTGTTGGCGGATAACGACGTGAATGACGCCCGTGAGAAGCTGATCGAACTGCGGCACCGGGTCTCAACCGCGCTGACGGAATTGGAACGCTCGGTGGGCGGCAGCGGCGTAGCGCAGAACGTCGCGAAATCCCCCGCCGACTTCCCCTCCACTGGGCCCGCGATCCACGACCGCTCGTGA
- a CDS encoding efflux RND transporter permease subunit → MLEYVLSFSIRHRWLVVLITVAAAAIGVGSLQRLPIDAVPDATGVQVVVTTALSGLDPEETEKQITFPIESALAGTPGLTRTRSLSRNGFSQVTADFEEGTDIYFARQQVSERLVEAKEMLPPGTEPRLGSVSTGLSNVYLWALELEPPGGHADGEPATAAVSDTKPISPPSAGDPAEQNPGWQSDGSYLTPDGESLRTESDRLTYLRTVQDWIVKPQIKQVKNVADVDVLGGFVKQYVVEPRPAKLVQYGITIADLLSALDRNNRSAGGSYIERRGEAALVRINARARDVDEIASIPLRSTNGTPLLVMDVAEVRIGHDVRSGAASLNGHEVVSGIAMMLTGANSRTVAADVDTRLKAINLPPGVRITTVLNRERLVDSTIRTVSSNLIEGAILVVVVLLLLLGNLRAALLTALAIPLSMLLTSVGMVASKVSGNLMSLGAIDFGLIVDGAVIIVENCLRMLALRQRELGRTLTTPERLETVLVASKQVRSATAFGEAIIIIVYLPILTLAGVEGRMFRPMAITVVLALAAAFVLSLTFVPAMVAILVRGRVRETENPIVHLASRAYGPILRLALRMRLAVVVVAFLMIVGAACWFTTLGRVFVPRLDEGDVNVITTRIPSTSLSEAILMQRQIERVLLRMPEVRNVLSITGTGDAAQDPIPQFEADTFATLQTPDKWRSEAELDAATAALEKRLKSDGILKDAPAAALSEDDEDGDADRALDHKGKLVKLMKLEIAVVPGTGYEMSQPIEDRFNEMIAGVRSDVAIEVYGEKFDQMRPAAERVAAVLRRVPGAVDVKVEATEGLSVIDIVPDRQAIARVGLAVADVTDFVDVAVAGRKAGVIFEGDRRFDLVVRLPEALRNDVDAIAQLPISLPKLPDPAVASRLPRPQSVTDQPNVLTVSALARFHIEDQQYEVIRQNGKRHVVVQCNVRGRDLGSFVDDARRQVTRDVQIPAGNWIEWGGQFETYAAARHRLVIVVPIALFLIFTLLFASFGSVRDALLVFSGVPLALTGGVAALALRGMPFSISAGVGFIALSGVAVLNGLVMVSFIRQLLADGVPLNDAVYQGCMTRLRPVMMTATVAAIGFLPMAIATGSGAEVQRPLATVVIGGIVSCTLLTLVVLPALYKIVGTRQAAEGIV, encoded by the coding sequence ATGCTCGAATACGTGCTTTCATTTTCAATCCGCCACCGCTGGCTGGTCGTCCTCATCACGGTGGCGGCGGCCGCGATAGGCGTCGGATCGCTCCAGCGGCTTCCGATCGACGCCGTCCCCGATGCGACTGGCGTGCAAGTGGTCGTGACGACCGCATTGTCCGGTCTCGATCCTGAGGAAACCGAAAAGCAGATCACCTTTCCGATCGAATCCGCACTGGCTGGTACGCCCGGACTGACTCGCACACGATCTCTCTCGCGCAACGGTTTCTCCCAGGTGACGGCCGATTTCGAAGAAGGCACGGACATCTATTTCGCCCGCCAGCAGGTGAGCGAACGACTGGTCGAGGCGAAGGAGATGCTGCCGCCGGGCACGGAACCGCGACTCGGCTCGGTTTCGACGGGACTGAGCAACGTCTATTTGTGGGCACTGGAACTGGAACCGCCCGGCGGCCACGCGGACGGCGAACCTGCAACCGCAGCGGTGTCCGATACAAAACCAATCTCGCCTCCCAGCGCCGGCGATCCTGCCGAGCAGAACCCCGGCTGGCAGTCCGACGGCTCATACCTGACCCCCGACGGTGAATCGCTTCGCACCGAAAGCGATCGACTGACCTACCTTCGAACCGTGCAGGATTGGATCGTCAAGCCGCAGATCAAGCAGGTCAAAAACGTCGCCGACGTTGACGTGCTGGGCGGCTTTGTGAAGCAATATGTCGTCGAGCCCCGGCCGGCGAAACTCGTCCAGTACGGGATAACGATCGCCGATCTGCTTTCGGCGCTGGACCGCAACAACCGCTCCGCTGGCGGCTCGTACATCGAACGCCGGGGCGAAGCCGCACTGGTGCGAATCAACGCGAGAGCCAGGGATGTCGACGAAATCGCCTCGATCCCGCTGCGTTCAACCAACGGCACGCCTCTGCTTGTAATGGATGTGGCCGAGGTCCGAATCGGCCACGACGTTCGCTCGGGGGCCGCCAGTTTGAACGGGCACGAGGTGGTAAGCGGCATCGCGATGATGCTGACTGGCGCAAACAGCCGTACCGTCGCCGCGGACGTCGACACCCGGCTTAAGGCGATCAACCTCCCGCCCGGCGTGCGAATTACCACGGTTCTGAACCGCGAACGCCTGGTGGATTCCACCATTCGCACCGTCAGTTCCAACCTGATCGAAGGCGCGATCCTGGTCGTCGTGGTGTTGCTGCTGCTGTTGGGCAACCTTCGCGCGGCACTTCTGACCGCGCTGGCGATTCCGCTTTCGATGCTGCTGACGTCCGTCGGCATGGTGGCGTCGAAGGTGAGCGGAAACCTGATGAGCCTCGGCGCGATCGACTTCGGACTCATCGTCGACGGTGCCGTCATCATCGTCGAGAACTGCCTTCGAATGCTCGCCCTGCGGCAGCGCGAGCTCGGCCGAACGTTGACCACCCCCGAGCGCCTCGAGACCGTGCTCGTCGCAAGCAAGCAGGTGCGATCGGCGACCGCGTTCGGCGAAGCGATCATCATCATTGTCTACCTGCCCATTCTCACCCTCGCCGGCGTCGAAGGACGGATGTTCCGACCGATGGCGATTACGGTCGTTCTCGCGCTGGCCGCCGCGTTCGTCCTGTCTCTCACCTTCGTGCCGGCGATGGTGGCGATACTGGTTCGCGGCCGAGTGCGCGAGACGGAGAACCCGATCGTCCATCTCGCCTCCCGGGCCTACGGTCCGATCCTTCGGCTCGCCCTGCGGATGCGCCTCGCGGTCGTCGTGGTCGCTTTCCTGATGATCGTCGGGGCGGCGTGTTGGTTCACCACCCTTGGCAGGGTGTTTGTCCCTCGACTTGACGAGGGTGACGTCAACGTCATCACCACCCGCATTCCCAGCACCAGCCTGTCTGAAGCCATCCTGATGCAGCGGCAGATCGAGCGCGTTCTCCTCAGGATGCCGGAGGTCCGAAACGTGCTCTCGATCACGGGAACCGGCGATGCTGCGCAAGACCCCATTCCCCAATTCGAGGCCGATACTTTCGCCACCCTTCAAACTCCGGACAAATGGCGGAGCGAAGCAGAACTCGACGCTGCGACAGCGGCTCTGGAAAAGCGTCTCAAATCTGACGGGATTCTGAAAGACGCGCCCGCTGCGGCGTTGTCCGAAGATGATGAGGACGGCGATGCCGATCGCGCACTGGATCACAAGGGCAAGCTCGTCAAACTGATGAAGCTTGAGATCGCGGTCGTGCCCGGAACGGGCTACGAAATGTCGCAGCCGATCGAAGATCGGTTCAATGAAATGATTGCGGGCGTGCGGAGCGACGTCGCGATCGAGGTTTACGGCGAGAAGTTCGATCAGATGCGGCCCGCGGCCGAGCGCGTGGCGGCGGTCCTGCGGCGGGTACCCGGTGCGGTGGACGTGAAGGTCGAAGCGACGGAAGGTCTCAGCGTGATCGACATCGTGCCCGACCGGCAGGCCATCGCCCGGGTCGGACTCGCCGTCGCCGACGTTACGGACTTTGTCGACGTCGCCGTTGCCGGCCGGAAAGCCGGGGTCATTTTCGAGGGTGACCGTCGCTTCGACCTCGTTGTGCGGCTGCCTGAAGCACTTCGCAATGACGTCGACGCGATTGCGCAATTGCCTATATCGCTGCCAAAACTGCCGGACCCCGCCGTCGCCAGTCGGCTGCCCCGGCCGCAGTCCGTAACAGACCAGCCCAACGTCCTCACGGTTTCGGCGCTGGCCAGGTTTCATATCGAGGACCAGCAATACGAAGTTATTCGGCAAAACGGCAAACGGCACGTCGTCGTCCAGTGCAACGTGCGCGGACGGGATCTTGGCTCATTCGTTGACGATGCCCGGCGGCAGGTCACCCGGGACGTCCAGATTCCGGCCGGCAACTGGATCGAGTGGGGCGGCCAGTTCGAGACGTATGCCGCCGCGCGGCATCGCCTTGTGATTGTCGTGCCGATCGCGCTGTTCCTGATCTTCACACTGCTGTTTGCGTCGTTCGGCTCTGTGCGCGATGCCTTGCTCGTATTCAGCGGCGTGCCGCTGGCGCTGACGGGCGGCGTGGCGGCGTTGGCGTTGCGCGGGATGCCTTTCAGTATTTCCGCCGGCGTCGGGTTTATTGCCTTGTCCGGCGTGGCCGTCTTGAACGGCCTCGTCATGGTCAGTTTCATACGCCAGTTGCTCGCCGATGGCGTGCCATTGAACGATGCGGTGTATCAGGGCTGCATGACGCGACTTCGGCCGGTCATGATGACCGCGACGGTGGCCGCGATCGGCTTCCTCCCCATGGCCATTGCCACGGGCAGCGGCGCAGAGGTGCAACGGCCACTCGCGACCGTGGTGATTGGCGGGATCGTCTCATGCACGCTTTTGACGCTGGTGGTCTTGCCGGCTCTCTACAAGATCGTCGGAACACGCCAGGCAGCCGAGGGGATCGTTTGA
- a CDS encoding 3-keto-disaccharide hydrolase: MRLMLPVLLTSLMICSAATMAKDEADAAKPLFNGKDFAGWHSVAKKGDPEKGEGQTELVKARFKVVDGVIVVDGKTKGDVVLTTNDELTGDLTIRFDYLAGPTCNNDLYFRGTKFDIKAKDIANLKAGEWNHFEMVAKGKDVEFRNNGELIKTLKAKANAGTFGLRAEAGAIQYKNLTVTSAK, encoded by the coding sequence ATGCGCCTCATGCTCCCCGTCCTTCTCACCTCGCTCATGATTTGCTCCGCCGCCACCATGGCGAAAGATGAGGCGGATGCCGCCAAACCACTCTTCAACGGGAAGGATTTCGCCGGCTGGCACTCGGTGGCGAAGAAAGGCGATCCGGAAAAAGGTGAAGGCCAGACCGAGCTGGTCAAAGCCCGGTTCAAAGTGGTCGACGGCGTCATCGTGGTCGACGGGAAGACCAAAGGCGATGTCGTTCTGACGACCAATGACGAGCTGACCGGCGATCTGACCATCCGGTTTGACTATCTCGCTGGCCCGACCTGCAACAACGACCTCTACTTCCGCGGCACCAAGTTCGACATCAAGGCAAAGGATATCGCCAACCTCAAGGCTGGCGAATGGAATCACTTCGAGATGGTGGCCAAGGGGAAGGACGTCGAGTTTCGAAACAACGGGGAGCTGATCAAGACGCTCAAGGCCAAGGCGAACGCCGGCACGTTCGGTCTTCGGGCCGAGGCGGGCGCGATTCAGTACAAGAATCTGACCGTCACCTCGGCGAAGTGA
- a CDS encoding DUF2997 domain-containing protein, producing MSTNTSRIIEVTISPMGETTVQTKGFRGQSCRDASRFVERALGKVVQDRPTAEMYQSQSTAHQVNQNNG from the coding sequence ATGAGCACCAACACTTCCCGCATAATTGAAGTCACGATCAGCCCCATGGGCGAGACCACTGTGCAAACCAAGGGCTTCAGGGGTCAAAGTTGCCGAGACGCGAGCCGATTTGTGGAACGGGCACTAGGCAAGGTCGTGCAGGACCGGCCGACAGCGGAGATGTACCAGTCGCAGTCGACGGCCCATCAGGTCAACCAGAACAACGGCTGA
- a CDS encoding efflux RND transporter periplasmic adaptor subunit has protein sequence MVHLTPEAILQHKVVVEPATLRAIGESIRLPGRVVLNDDTTAQVTSPAAGKVVELTKGVGDIVSRGDRLAEIDSADYASGQADYIEKRTAFMSAESGLDLATKAAERASKLFSNGQGIAEGELQKRQAELAAAGGLVRSARASLTAARAKLAALGFEEAAIAALEQSAVIQNRLVLRAPADGCVIERAAVRGQMVGPDRDVIFLVSEVTKPWVLADLPQDKLAMIAKGTDARIESTEDGALLARGEVDRVSPTFDVASRSAVVRILLTRNTSEVASPDHESKTAPPATRPSGGPTSPASGPATDKDGTLPAESASNPPPLRPGMFVTIVLDVRSNSHEKHESVLAVPESAVQTIDDKTVVFIGEDKPGAYTLREVHLGQIAGGFYPVIKGLKKGERIVVSGTFVLKADLAKEDGGD, from the coding sequence GTGGTCCATTTGACGCCGGAAGCGATCCTGCAGCACAAGGTCGTCGTCGAACCGGCGACCTTGCGAGCGATCGGCGAGTCGATTCGCCTTCCCGGGCGTGTCGTCCTGAATGATGACACGACCGCCCAGGTGACTTCACCGGCGGCCGGTAAGGTGGTCGAGCTGACCAAGGGCGTGGGTGACATCGTATCGCGCGGGGACCGATTGGCGGAGATCGACAGCGCCGACTACGCCTCCGGCCAGGCCGACTACATCGAGAAGCGAACCGCCTTTATGAGCGCCGAATCGGGCCTTGACCTCGCAACCAAGGCTGCGGAGCGGGCCAGCAAACTGTTCTCCAACGGCCAGGGCATCGCTGAAGGAGAACTGCAGAAGCGTCAGGCGGAGCTGGCGGCGGCGGGCGGATTGGTTCGATCTGCCCGGGCATCGCTCACGGCTGCACGGGCGAAACTGGCGGCGCTGGGATTCGAGGAAGCAGCCATCGCTGCGTTGGAACAGTCTGCCGTTATCCAGAACAGGCTTGTGCTTCGCGCCCCGGCCGACGGGTGCGTGATCGAGCGAGCGGCGGTGCGTGGGCAGATGGTCGGCCCGGACCGTGACGTGATTTTCCTGGTGTCGGAAGTGACCAAGCCCTGGGTGCTGGCCGATCTTCCGCAAGACAAGCTGGCCATGATCGCGAAGGGCACGGACGCACGCATCGAATCCACTGAAGACGGCGCATTACTGGCCCGCGGCGAGGTCGATCGAGTCTCGCCGACGTTCGATGTCGCATCACGATCCGCCGTCGTCCGAATACTGCTCACACGGAACACTTCCGAAGTGGCGTCCCCCGATCACGAAAGTAAGACCGCGCCGCCCGCTACCAGACCATCCGGTGGTCCAACTTCACCTGCATCCGGGCCCGCCACGGACAAAGACGGCACTCTGCCCGCTGAAAGCGCATCCAACCCACCGCCGCTGCGGCCGGGGATGTTTGTCACCATCGTACTGGATGTCAGAAGCAATTCGCACGAGAAGCACGAGAGCGTACTGGCCGTCCCGGAATCGGCCGTGCAGACGATCGACGACAAAACGGTTGTCTTCATCGGCGAGGATAAGCCAGGGGCTTATACGCTCCGGGAAGTACACCTCGGCCAGATCGCCGGCGGCTTCTACCCGGTCATCAAGGGCCTGAAGAAAGGCGAGCGCATCGTCGTGTCCGGCACATTCGTACTGAAGGCGGACCTGGCCAAGGAAGACGGCGGCGACTAG
- a CDS encoding IS110 family RNA-guided transposase, which yields MSLSKIIALDLGKFKTVCCVMDAATRESAFETVQTSPVSLHELIVKQLPPSPADALVVFETCDLAGWVHDLCQGLGVKVIVTHANGEAWQWRRVKRKTDRDDALKLAKLALLDQLGPVHMPSPDQRQRRRLVLHRRSVVTRRTQSRNAIRAIFNQQGLSLAKGGKQWTIAGLTQLREHARPLADCDLADLWRGQLEVELSLMQAADAQLKVLDAKLDELGKDDARIQLLQTVKGVGPRVAEVVVLHLDDPHRFKSADHVAGYAGLVPKQIESGQMSRFGHITGRGPALLRSMLVEAAWVVWRHNAWAQAWVAKISRGSRARRKIAMVALARKLLTMLWSMMKHNRPFQTPISGPPMAALPLPLTLALA from the coding sequence ATGAGTCTCTCAAAGATCATCGCGCTGGATCTGGGGAAGTTCAAGACCGTCTGCTGCGTGATGGACGCTGCCACGCGTGAGTCGGCGTTCGAGACGGTCCAGACCTCTCCAGTCTCGCTGCACGAGTTGATCGTCAAACAGCTGCCGCCGTCACCTGCCGACGCGCTCGTGGTCTTCGAGACCTGCGACCTGGCAGGCTGGGTGCACGATCTGTGCCAGGGGCTGGGCGTCAAAGTGATCGTCACCCACGCCAACGGCGAAGCCTGGCAGTGGCGACGCGTCAAACGCAAGACCGATCGCGATGACGCCCTGAAGCTCGCGAAGCTGGCGTTGCTCGATCAGCTCGGCCCCGTGCACATGCCGTCGCCCGATCAGCGGCAGCGGCGACGGCTGGTCCTGCACCGCCGATCGGTCGTCACCCGGCGGACGCAGAGCCGCAACGCGATCCGGGCGATCTTCAACCAGCAAGGTCTATCGCTGGCCAAGGGGGGCAAGCAGTGGACGATTGCCGGGCTCACGCAACTGCGCGAACACGCCCGGCCGCTTGCCGACTGCGACCTGGCGGATCTCTGGCGGGGGCAGCTGGAGGTCGAGCTGTCGCTGATGCAGGCCGCCGACGCTCAGCTCAAAGTCCTCGACGCCAAGCTCGACGAACTGGGGAAGGACGATGCGCGGATCCAGTTGCTGCAGACAGTGAAGGGCGTCGGGCCGCGAGTCGCCGAGGTGGTCGTGCTGCACCTGGACGACCCGCACCGGTTCAAGTCGGCGGACCACGTCGCCGGCTACGCGGGGCTCGTTCCCAAACAGATCGAAAGCGGTCAAATGAGCCGCTTCGGACATATCACCGGCCGCGGTCCGGCGCTCTTGCGGAGCATGCTGGTGGAGGCGGCGTGGGTGGTCTGGCGGCACAACGCCTGGGCACAGGCGTGGGTGGCGAAGATCTCGCGCGGCAGCCGGGCGAGGCGGAAGATCGCGATGGTGGCGCTGGCGCGGAAGCTGCTGACGATGCTCTGGTCGATGATGAAGCACAACCGGCCATTCCAGACGCCGATAAGCGGCCCGCCGATGGCGGCGCTACCACTGCCACTGACGCTGGCACTGGCCTGA
- a CDS encoding IS5 family transposase: MRGKTDRQAVLFVASIDLEARVRPDHPLRAIKRMADQDLAKMSRRFDTAYAQEGRPSVPPERLIKAMLLQSLYSIRSEAQLVERIDHDLLFRWFLDLRIDELVFDATVFSHNRVRLEKHGLIDAFFNSTVRRAIAIGLVSSDHFSVDGSLIEAYASIKSFKSKDRDDSGDSNGFKGRNAEVDFHGQKRSNDTHESTTDPDAKLIRKSDGQPARLAHALHAIVENRHGLVLAVEVNSPLDNSEPKTAVSLLDRVKERFKITPKTLGADKGYDQGPFLLDLEKRKITPHVATKDGPIGGEPGTRYSKVNTETIAARKRMRKRESGVGYSISQRCRKKIEECFGWVKTIGGLARTRLIGHRKTGQQAHIAAAAFNLIRLRSLSGVA; the protein is encoded by the coding sequence ATGCGTGGCAAGACGGATCGGCAGGCAGTTCTGTTCGTGGCGTCGATTGACCTGGAGGCCCGTGTCCGCCCGGATCACCCGCTGCGGGCCATCAAGCGGATGGCGGATCAGGATCTGGCGAAGATGAGCCGCCGGTTCGACACCGCCTATGCCCAGGAAGGCCGGCCCAGTGTGCCGCCGGAGCGATTGATCAAGGCGATGCTGCTGCAGTCGCTCTACTCGATCCGCTCTGAGGCACAGCTCGTCGAGCGGATCGACCACGATCTGCTGTTCCGCTGGTTCCTGGATCTGCGGATCGACGAGCTGGTGTTCGACGCCACTGTTTTCAGCCACAACCGGGTCCGGCTGGAGAAGCACGGTTTGATCGACGCGTTCTTCAACAGTACGGTGCGTCGGGCGATCGCGATCGGGCTGGTCAGCTCCGACCACTTCTCCGTCGACGGCTCGCTGATCGAGGCATACGCATCAATCAAGAGCTTCAAGTCCAAGGACCGAGACGATTCCGGGGACTCCAACGGCTTCAAGGGCCGCAACGCGGAAGTCGACTTCCACGGACAGAAGCGGTCGAACGATACGCACGAATCAACGACTGATCCTGACGCGAAGCTGATCCGCAAGAGCGACGGTCAGCCGGCGCGGCTTGCCCACGCGCTGCACGCGATCGTGGAGAACCGGCACGGTCTGGTGCTGGCGGTCGAGGTCAACTCGCCGCTGGACAACAGCGAGCCGAAGACCGCGGTGTCGTTGTTGGACCGCGTGAAGGAGCGATTCAAGATCACGCCTAAGACGCTGGGCGCAGACAAAGGATACGACCAAGGGCCGTTTCTGCTCGACCTGGAGAAACGAAAGATCACGCCGCACGTGGCGACCAAGGACGGACCGATCGGCGGGGAGCCGGGAACCCGCTACAGCAAGGTGAACACCGAGACGATCGCGGCCCGCAAGCGGATGCGAAAGCGAGAGAGTGGCGTTGGGTACTCGATCAGCCAACGGTGCCGCAAGAAGATTGAGGAGTGCTTCGGCTGGGTGAAGACGATCGGCGGCCTGGCGCGGACGCGTCTGATCGGCCACCGCAAGACCGGCCAGCAGGCGCACATTGCCGCGGCGGCGTTCAACCTGATCCGGTTGCGCTCACTGTCGGGCGTAGCATGA